CATCTTCGCCGCCCTGCTCCTTGGCAGGCGCATCTACGGCTGGCGCGGCCGCACCGCCATCTACTGGACCCTGGCCGGCTTTTTCAGCCTGCTGCTGGCCTACGAGGGCGTGAAGTTCGTCATGGAAGTCCTTTTGCAGCGCTGAAACCACCCTGACGACCCGAGGGCATTCCTTCGGTGATTTCCTTCATAGCCTTGCGAGCTATTACTTTTGTAATATTCCTTTCCTGAATAACACATAGAGCTCTCCACAACCGGATGAGCAGCAGGAAGGAAACAAATGTCCGGCAAGCATCAGGAAAACATCACTTCCGAGCAGGCCAGGGAACTGGCCATGCAGTCCATTGAACTGCTGTCGCGGCACGACCTGCCTCCCACCCCACTGCACTATGCCGTCGCATATGAGTATCTACTGGGCGGGCAACCGGACCTGAAGAATTTCCTCGACCATCATCTGGGCGATGGCAAGCCCCTGGATGCCATCCTGCTGCAGGACCTCTATGAAAAGCACCTGGCCTCGGTACAGCACAAGCAGTTCCAGGGCATGCGCAATGACCTGCATGACATCCTCCAGTCCCTGCTCCAGACCATCACGGAAACCAACGACAACAGCGAGGACTACCAACGGGAACTGGAAACCAGCCTGAAGCAGCTAGACGCCCAGCAGGACCAGGCCTCCCTGCAAAAGATCGCCTCGGACATGATTTCCGCCGCCATGTCCTCCCGGTTCCAGAATGGCAAGCTGCAGAGCCATCTCATGGAGGCCCGCAAGGAAACCGAGCAACTCAGGGAGGAACTGGAAGCCCAGCGCCAGGCGGCCATGGTGGACCCCCTCACTGGCCTGTTCAATCGCCGCGCCATGGACCATCACATGGAATTCCTCTGGGAGGAGGACCGGGACCTGTCCGTGCTGGTCATGGACATCGACCACTTCAAGCGCATCAACGACACCTATGGCCATGCCATCGGCGACATCGTCATCCGCAACGTGGCCGACGCGGTACGCAAGTGCATTCGCGGCGAGGACATCGCCATCCGCTTCGGCGGCGAGGAGTTCCTGGTGCTGCTGCCCAATACCGGGCTTGAAGGCGCCATCACCGTGGCGGAGTCCATCCGCAAGCGCATCGAGGCCCTGCGCCTGGTGCGCAAGAACGACAACTTCGCCCTGGATCCCTTCACCATCTCCCTTGGGGTGGCCAACCGTCGTGGAGATGACGATCGCGACAGCCTGTTCGAGCGGGCCGACAAGGCCCTCTACCACGCCAAGTCAAACGGGCGAAACCGGGTCATCCACGAGAACCACCCGCACTGAGCCGGGCAGGCAGCCCTCAGACGTATTCCTTCATCGCCCGGCGCCGGCCGGGCTTCTTCTTCATGATCACCACGCCCTTCACCACGGCCTCTATGCTGTCGATGGGAATGTTGGGGTAGAGAGGGTTCAGGGGCTTGAGCATCCAGCCCTCTTGGTGCTTCACCAACTGGCGGAAGATGTGCCTGTCCTCCTCCTTTTCGTCCTCCAGATAGGCGATGACGAAGGAACCGTCCCGGGCCACCCCTTCCGGCTCGATGACGATGATTTCACCCTCCTCGAACTCCGGCAGCATGGAGTCCCCCAGCACCATGAGGGCATAGGGCTCTCCGCTGGCGCAGGAGGAGGCCAGGGCTTCGCCTTCCATGGGCACCTCCGCCGCCGGCTTGACGGGGATGGGGAAGGGTTTGGGGATGGATTTCTCGGACATTACTTTCCTCGCATGAATAACTTGTCCAGGTCGGCCATGGTCAACTGGAACCAGGTGGGCCGGCCGTGGTTGCACTGTTCCGACCGCTCGGTGGCCTCCATGTCCCGCAACAGGGCGTTCATCTCGGGCAGGGTAAGGCGGCGGTTGGCCCGCACCGCACCATGGCAGGCCATGGTGGCCAACAACTCGTTGCGGCGCGCAGTCAGGGCAGCGGAAATACCGAATTCCCGCATGTCTTTCAACACCTCCCGCGCCAGGGTCTCTCCTTCCGCGTCCTGCAACAGGGTCGGCAAGGCGCGCACGGCCAGGTGGGTGGGCGAAACAGGGGCGATCTCGAAACCCAACGCAGCGAGGGCATCAGCCGCCTCCTCCGCGATGCCCACCTCCATGGCCGTGGCGGCGAACACGACGGGAATCAGCAGGGGCTGGCTCGCCACCTTGCGTAGATCCAGGGCTGTCTTCAGGCGTTCATAGACGATGCGTTCATGGGCGGCATGCATGTCCACCACCACCAGGCCCTTTTCGTTCTGGGCCAGCACATAGACCCCTGCCAACTGGGCCAGGGCATAGCCCAGGGGGGGCACCCGGCCCTGATTCTCCACATGGTCCGATGCGATGGCAGGCGCATGGGCCAGGGCCTCGGCCACCACCGCGTAGTAGGCTGCGGGTTCAGACGCCAATGGCATCCGAGTTTGATGGGCAGGCCAGTTCTGGTTCCTGGCTGAGGCGGTGCCGCCGAAACCGGGCATCGGCATGGGCGCTGGTTGGAGAGCCTCCGCATGGGACGGGGCGGCATCCACACTTCGGCCTCCCAAGGCCTGCTCCAGGGCATGGAAGACAAACTGGTGGATACCCCGGGATTCCCGGAAGCGCACCTCGGTCTTGGCCGGGTGCACGTTCACGTCCACCGCCTCGGGGGGCAGTTCCAGGAACAGCACGTAGGCGGGATGGCGGTCGTGATGCAACACGTCGCGATAGGCCTCCCGCACGGCATGGGTGAGCAGCTTGTCCCGCACGAAGCGGCCATTGACGAACAGGTACTGGGCATCCCGACCTGCACGGGAATAGGCCGGCAGGCTCGCCAGGCCAGACAAGCGCAGAGCACCCGAACTCTGATCCAGGGCGCGGGCGGCGGCGGAGAACTCCTCCCCCATCACGGCCAGGGCCCGGGCCTGCCAGTCAGCGGCGGCAAAGCGGCGCACCACCCGCCCGTTGTGGCCCAGGGTGAAGGCGCATTTCGGGTGGGCCAGGGCCAGGCGGCAGAACACGTCGTCGCAATGGCCGTATTCCGTGGCCGGGGTCTTGAGGAACTTGCGCCGGGCCGGGGTGTTGAAGAACAGGTCCCGCACCTCCACCACCGTGCCGACGCCCAGGGCGGCGGGCTCCGGACTTGTGACGCGTCCGTCCAGGGCCCCCAGCTTCCAGGCATGGGTAGCCTCTGCATTACGGCTGGTCAGGGTCAAACGGGAAACTGCGGCGATGCTGGCCAGTGCCTCGCCCCGGAAACCCAGGCTGGCCACCCGCTCCAGGTCATCCAGGCTGGCGATCTTGCTGGTGGCGTGGCGGGCCAGGGCCAGGGGCAGGTCATCGGGGACCATGCCGGCGCCGTCGTCGGCCACCCGAATCAGGCGGACGCCCCCCTCCTCCAGGTCCACGCGGATGTCCCGCGCCCCCGCGTCCAGGCTGTTCTCCAGCAGTTCCTTGAGGGCCGACGCAGGCCGCTCCACCACCTCCCCGGCAGCAATCTGGGAGATGAGGAGGTCGGGCAGGAGGCGGATTGCGGCGGCGGGCATGGCGGGCGAGTTTACCACCCGGCCCAGCCCTGCCCGGATGATGCTCAGTGCCTCACTTCATCATCATCTTCAGCATCATCTGCATCATGTCCAGGCGCTTCTCCATCTCGTCCAGGCGCTTGTCCACATCACAGCCGCAGCCGTCGCCATCACCCATGCGCTGGCACTTCTTGCCCATGCCGCCGGTGCCCATGCCCATGCCGGAACCCTTGCCGTCGCGGCGGTCGCAGTCCTTGCCCATGGGGCCCGTGCCGGGTCCCATACCCATCATGCCCGGGCCATTACCCGGCCCCTTCCCCATGCCGCCCCCCTGCATCATCATGCCGGGCCCTTTGCCGTCCCGCTTGTTGCACTTGCCACCGGGACCCATGCCTTGGGATTGCATCATGTCCTGCATCTTCTGCCGCATGGTTTGCATGTCATCCAGGGGCGCGGGAGATGCCTCCGTGGCAGGAGAGGCCTCCAGCTTGGGAGCCTCCTCTGCCAGGGCAACCGGGACCTGGAGCAGTGCCAGCAGGGAAAGGGCCAGGGTAGTGCGCTTCAGCATGTTCATGTCTCACTCCTATCGTGGAAACCCGCCAGGGATACCTGACTTCGGAATTGCGGGGTGGCTCAATTCGAGCGTCGGGAGCATCCAGCGGTTCCCCCGCCCGCGCAGTTTGTTTCAAGTCATCAGGCCCAGCAACTTGTCGAAGGCATCGGCGAACAGGTCCACGCCCTGGTCCTGGAGCCGCAGCCCCGCCTGTTCCATGTCTATGCCCTGTTCCGCCAGACGGTGGTAATGAGCCCGGGCCCCATCCAGTCCCTCCGCCACGCCGGCCCGCACCTTGCCGTGGTCCTTCAGGGCCGCCAGGGTCTTGTCCGGCAGGGTGTTGACGGTCTCCGGCCCTACAAGGGGCTCCACGTACAGCAGATCGCTGTAGGCCTGGTTCTTGGTGCCCGTACTGGCCCAAAGCAGGTATTGGGGGCGGGCACCCAGGGCCCTCAGGTCCGCGAATTCCGGGCCATGGAACAACTCCCGGTAGCGGGCATAGGCCAGCCGGGCCATGGCCACGGCGCTCCCGCCCCGCAGCGCCAGGGCCTCCGGCGTGCCGGTCTCTTCCAGGCGCTGGTCCACCAGGGTGTCCACCCGGCTGAGGAACAGGCTGGCCACCGCCTTGGCCCGGACTACGTCCTCTCCCCGCGCCAGGCGGGCACGCAGGCCCCGCAGGTAGGCCTGGTGGATGGCCTCCACCTGTCCCAGGGAAAACAGCAGGGTCACGTTCACGTTGATGCCCTCGGAGGTGAGGGTTTCAAAGGCCGCCACGCCGGCGGGAGTGGCGGGCACCTTCACCAGCAGGTTCGGCCGGGACACCAGGGCGGACAGGCGCCGGGCTTCGGCCACCGTTGCCTGCTGGTCATGGGCCCAGCGGGGCGCCACTTCCAGGCTCACATAGCCATCATTGCCGGCGGTGTGATCGAACTCCGGACGCATCAGGTCGCAGGCGGCCTGGATGTCCGGTACGGCCAGCCCCTCGTAACGCCGTTCCGGATCGGACTCAGCCGCTTTCAGGCGGGCCAGGTCGTCGGCGTAGTAGGGACTATCAGAGACCGCCTTTTGAAAGATGGAGGGATTGGACGTCACGCCGGACACGCCATCCTCGGCGATCCAGCGGGCCAGGGCGCCTTCCACTAGCAAGGTGCGGGAAAGGTTGTCGAGCCAGATGCTCTGGCCCAGGTTAACGGCTTGCCTGATCGGGTTCATGGTTCCACTCGTCGCTGTATCGGTGCTACCGGTATAGCAGCAGACTCCGGCTACCGGCCCCGGGTTCAATCCTTGGACTTAATCCTGCCGGTGCAGCCAGATGGCGAAAACAATGCCAAACCAGAACAGGGCCGTGAGGGCGGGCATGCCGGCGCACTGGTAGCCCAGCAGGAACAGGACCGACGGCATCAGGAACAGCAGGGCCCGCGCCGAGCCCCAGCGGTTCAGGACCCGGCGCCCTGCCTCGTGGGCGGCGGCCCGGGTGGGGTTGAGCCACACCGGCGCCAGCACCCCGGCGGCCCCGGTCACCAGGGGCATGAGGAAGGCCGGCAGGAAGAGGTCCAGGGGGCCCCGCTCCGTTTCGCCCTGCAAGAGGCCCGCCAGGGAGGCGGCATAGCCCAGCACGGCGACGAACAGCACCGGCTCCGCCCCGTGCAGGCCGAGGAGTCGGGCGCGGTGGAGACGCCACCAGGCCCAGGCCATGCGCCCCAGGGGCCAGGCCCAAAGGGCCACGCCCAGCCAGGTCAGGGGCAGCCAGGCGGCCTGGCCCAGGGCGATGGCCAGGGACCCCGCCGCTGCCCATTTCAGGTCCTGGCGCAGGCGTACGCCGGCCTGGGGGTCGGCCTGGCCGGCGGCGGTGGGCATGAGCACCTGGAGGGTGCCCACCGCCGTGAGACCCACGAAGCCGTACAGGTTCAGGTGCAGGTGGAAGGCCCGCAGCGCCGCGTGCCATGCGGGCATGAAGGGGATCAGCAAGGCCGCCGCCAGGGCCAGGCCCAGGCAGGCCATGGCCGCCACGTACCAGTCCAGGCCGGGGTGGGGCCGTCCCAGGGCCTGGCGACCCTTGCCCAGCATCCAGGCGATCATGGCCGCCGAGCTCCCCAGGGCCAGCAGGGCTGCCAGGGCAATCCACAGGTAGTCCAGCCAGCCCCCCAGCACCGTCACCGCCAGCAGCCCCGCCGCCAGCATCAGCAGGGGCAGGCGCGCCATCCACTTGCCCGCGCCGCGCGAACGGCACAGCACGGGCACGAAATGCTGCATGGCGGCGGTGATGAGGGTCATCACCCCCAGGGCCAGGGCGATGTGGGCCCAGAAGGCGGGGGCGGCGGCGAAGGCCTTGGGCAGGGCCTGGCCCGCCAGCAGGGCGATGAGGGTGGCGGCGATGAGGGCGATGAGCATGGACGCCATGATCCCATGCCCGCACCGACTCTCATTTGATCGAAGTCAGTCCGGAGACCCGCGCAGAGAAGCTGCCGTTACAGGCCACCCGATGACGTCGGGCCATCAAACATCTGGCAAAGCCCCCCCCAATTGCTATCAATGGAGAGGGAGGTCCGTTTATCCAATTAATTAACCAATATGGTGACTGATGCGAGAGCGTTAATCAGCATTCAAGCGGCAACTGAAGCACACGGAGGTTGCTATGAAAAAGTCCCACTTGCTTATTCCCACCGCATTGATACTTGGCCTGGCGGCCACGGCTTACGGAGCAGACGCCAGCATTGAAGCGCTCCAGACCGAGGTAACGGTGACGAAGACCAAGGCCGATGCCATGACCAGCAGAGTTCAGTCGCTGGAGGGCGGATTGCCTGCGGAGCGGGCTGCGCGAGAGGCAGCCGATGCCCAACTGCAAACATTGATAAATGAATTGGCGCTGACACCTGGACCCATGGGCCCCCCTGGACCGCAAGGCCCTCCCGGACCACAAGGGCCCCAAGGGCTACAAGGCCCGCCCGGGCCGGTAGGCGCGGTCGGACCTGAAGGTCCCCCCGGACCAATCGGTGCTCCCGGACCAATAGGCGCACCCGGACCCGCGGGGCCCCAGGGAGTTCAAGGAGAAATGGGGCCGATGGGGCCGGCGGGCCCGGCCGGCCCTGGGGGCGGATCGGTCTTTGTCCGCTGGGGTAACGCAAGCGCGCCCAATGGCACCACGCTGGTCTACAGTGGCAGAACCCATAACGGGATGTACGCATTTGGTGGAAGTGGCACGCCCCTATGTCTTGCTCCGGGAGACCCGGGCCCCCACACAGAAGCTGATGGTGCCAATTTGGACCTCGTGGCGCCGGTCGTCTTGAACACACAAGACCACGAGGCAGACATTCAGACACTTTATCCCGATAACAGTCTGTTGAATTGCGCCGTTGCCCTGGCACCAGGGCCCACGACGCTCATGTGGGGGAGTTGGAACGCACCCAGCACGGATTGGAGCGTCTTGTATACGGGTTATGTCTTCGGAGGCATATACGACAAGGCAAACTCCACCGAGCGGGTCTGCATCGACGCTGGCCAGTTTGATGGCAGTTATCAAACAGGATGGTATGGCGCCTTGTATGTCATGAGCATCCTCTCGGATGGCGTGAACACTGGCCACCTCATCAAATGTGCCGTCATCATGAAAAACCCGTGACACGCATTTCCCGTTACTTTCCCGTTACTCGCGGGAGAAACGCACATCCCCTCTGTGCCCGTAAGAGGGGATGTTTTTGGGCCCCTCCCTGCTGGATATCCACCCCTCCCGGCTGCTTCCTTCGTGACGAGGCTCTCAGCGCTTGTAGATCTCCACCTTCCTGGCCCGCAGGCGGTAGCCCGAGTCCCCCATGTCGGTCTTGGAGGTGGCCAGTTCCAGGATGCCGCTCACCCATACGGCGTCCATGTCCTCCTTGGCCTTGTAGGGCTTGTCGGCGACGACGTGGATGATCTGGTTGGCCGGCGGCGGCGGCACGTGGATGCAGGCGCCGAAATAAGGCACCAGCAGGAATTCCTTCACCTCCCGCTTGCCCCACTCCAGGGGCACCATGAAACCGGCGATGCGGATGGCCTGGCCGTTCATGGCCGGGTTGGAAGGCGCCTCGTTCCACATGCGCTTGAGCTTCTCCATGGCCTCCATGGCCTTGGGGTCCGAGTCCTTCAACTTGTCCAGATTCAGCCCGGTGATGACCTTCATGGGGTCCCAGGACTTGGGCAGCAGGTCGTCCCAGTTGACATCTCTGTAGGTCGTGGCCTTGTCCCCGGCGGCGGGGGCCAGGCGGTCCCCCACCTTGTAGTCCGCCGCCACCGCCGGCAGGGCCAGCAACGCGAACACCGTCATCACCATACGCAAGTCAAACACGATCCGTCTTCCTTATGAACATGAATGGCGCGGCCACCAGCACCAGGGCCACGACGATGGCGGCCCCCGCCGGCAGGTCCCAAAGAGCCGATGCGGCCAGACCGAGAACATACCCCGCGGTACCCATGACATAGGCGCGGACCAGGCGTTCCCCGGCGGCCAGGGCCGGCACGATGAGGCTGGCGAACACCAGGTAAACCCCCACCACCTGCACCGAGGCGGTGATGGCCAGGGCGAAGAGCAGGTAGAAGCCCAGGGGGGACCGGCGCAGGCCACTGAACCAGGCCGCCAGCACTCCGGCCGTGACCAGGGCCAGGGTCGGCAGGTCGCCCCAGCCGGTCCACAGGATCTGGCCCACCAGCATCTCCCGAAGTTGTTCGCCGCCGTGGGGATCGTGGGCCAGCAGCAGGATGGCCAGGGACGACACCAGCACGAAGGCCACGCCGATGACGGCCTCCTGCCGCCGGGGCCAGTGCTGTTCGCTGAAGTGCAGCAGCAGGGCCCCCAGCCCCGCCAGCCCCAGGGCGGCGGCCTGGACCTGCCAGCCCGCCTCCCATTCCAGGAAGTGGGCCAGGATCACCCCCAGGCCGGCGAACTGGGCGATGGCGATGTCGATGAAGATGATGCCCCGCTCCAGCACCCTCAGCCCCAAGGGCACGTGGCTGGCCAGCACCATCAGGCCCGCCACCATGGCCGGCAGCAGGATGGACCATTCCAGGGTTGCGTTCATGGCACGCTCATTTGACGATCGCCAGCAGCCGGTCCAGCAGGGCGTCCATCCACGCGAACAAACTGTCCGTCCCAGGCGCGGCCCCCACGGTATGGGGCAACTCCACCACAGGCACCCCGGCCCGTTCCGACAGCCACCGGCTGGCCCGGGGCGACTGGTAGTTGGTGTGGGCCACCAACCGCACCGGTTGTTGCCGCAGCCGGTTCAGCACCTCGCCCAGCCAGGCCACGGAAGGCTCCACGCCGGGCTTGGGTTCCAGGGTCACCACCACCTTCATGTCCAGCCAGTGGGCCAGATAGACCCAGTCCTTGTGGTGGGTGGCCAGGGGCACGCCCCCCAGGGGCACGGCCCGTTCCTGCCAGCGGGCCAGGGCCGCCTGCCAGCGCTGCTGGAAGCCCCGGTGGCGGGCGGCGTAATGGGCGGCGTTCTCCTTGTCCAACTGGGCCAGGCGGGCGGCCAGGGCCTCCGCCAGCCGGGAGATGTTGCGGGGGTCCAGGTGCAGGTGGGGGTTGCCGGCGGCGTGCACGTCCCCCATGGAACGGTCCACCCGGGCCGGCCTGTCCAGCAGGGCGACGAAGGCCGCCGCCTCGAAGTGGCCCGGCGTTCCGGGCTGGATGCGGGCGTTGCCGGATTCCCGCTGCAGCACGGGCAACCAGCCCGCCTCCAGTTCGGCGCCGGTGCAGACCAGCAGGTCGGCGTTGCGGGCCCGGGCGATGAGGCTGGGCCGGGCCTCGATGCGGTGGGGGTCCTGGTAGGCCGTGGTGGCCAAGGCCACGCTGGCCTGGTCCCCCGCCAGTTCCTTCACCAGGGCGGCCCATTCCGGCTCGCAGGCCAGGACCTTCAGGTCGGCCCGGGCAGGCATGGCGACCAATGCCGTCCAGCAGATCAGCAGGGTGAGTAGTCCGCGCATCGCGTGCCCCCTCAGAACTTGTGGGCGCCGTGGGGGCCCAGACTATGGAGATATTGCAGGGTGAACTGGTTGTCGGTGAGACCCTGTTCCGCCTTGTCCCGGGCGAACTGCAGGCGCAGGCGCGAAAACTCGCTGGGGTTGTAGTCCACCATGAGGCTGTGGCGCTGGGGCGTGAAGCCCGGCTGGGACAGCACGCCGGCAAAGCCCCCACCGAAGTTCACCGAGCCCTCGCTCAGGCGGTCGTAGCGGTAGCCCACCCGCCACTCGG
This genomic interval from Thiobacillus sp. contains the following:
- a CDS encoding diguanylate cyclase, producing the protein MSGKHQENITSEQARELAMQSIELLSRHDLPPTPLHYAVAYEYLLGGQPDLKNFLDHHLGDGKPLDAILLQDLYEKHLASVQHKQFQGMRNDLHDILQSLLQTITETNDNSEDYQRELETSLKQLDAQQDQASLQKIASDMISAAMSSRFQNGKLQSHLMEARKETEQLREELEAQRQAAMVDPLTGLFNRRAMDHHMEFLWEEDRDLSVLVMDIDHFKRINDTYGHAIGDIVIRNVADAVRKCIRGEDIAIRFGGEEFLVLLPNTGLEGAITVAESIRKRIEALRLVRKNDNFALDPFTISLGVANRRGDDDRDSLFERADKALYHAKSNGRNRVIHENHPH
- a CDS encoding S24 family peptidase, whose translation is MSEKSIPKPFPIPVKPAAEVPMEGEALASSCASGEPYALMVLGDSMLPEFEEGEIIVIEPEGVARDGSFVIAYLEDEKEEDRHIFRQLVKHQEGWMLKPLNPLYPNIPIDSIEAVVKGVVIMKKKPGRRRAMKEYV
- the mutL gene encoding DNA mismatch repair endonuclease MutL, coding for MPAAAIRLLPDLLISQIAAGEVVERPASALKELLENSLDAGARDIRVDLEEGGVRLIRVADDGAGMVPDDLPLALARHATSKIASLDDLERVASLGFRGEALASIAAVSRLTLTSRNAEATHAWKLGALDGRVTSPEPAALGVGTVVEVRDLFFNTPARRKFLKTPATEYGHCDDVFCRLALAHPKCAFTLGHNGRVVRRFAAADWQARALAVMGEEFSAAARALDQSSGALRLSGLASLPAYSRAGRDAQYLFVNGRFVRDKLLTHAVREAYRDVLHHDRHPAYVLFLELPPEAVDVNVHPAKTEVRFRESRGIHQFVFHALEQALGGRSVDAAPSHAEALQPAPMPMPGFGGTASARNQNWPAHQTRMPLASEPAAYYAVVAEALAHAPAIASDHVENQGRVPPLGYALAQLAGVYVLAQNEKGLVVVDMHAAHERIVYERLKTALDLRKVASQPLLIPVVFAATAMEVGIAEEAADALAALGFEIAPVSPTHLAVRALPTLLQDAEGETLAREVLKDMREFGISAALTARRNELLATMACHGAVRANRRLTLPEMNALLRDMEATERSEQCNHGRPTWFQLTMADLDKLFMRGK
- the tal gene encoding transaldolase, producing MNPIRQAVNLGQSIWLDNLSRTLLVEGALARWIAEDGVSGVTSNPSIFQKAVSDSPYYADDLARLKAAESDPERRYEGLAVPDIQAACDLMRPEFDHTAGNDGYVSLEVAPRWAHDQQATVAEARRLSALVSRPNLLVKVPATPAGVAAFETLTSEGINVNVTLLFSLGQVEAIHQAYLRGLRARLARGEDVVRAKAVASLFLSRVDTLVDQRLEETGTPEALALRGGSAVAMARLAYARYRELFHGPEFADLRALGARPQYLLWASTGTKNQAYSDLLYVEPLVGPETVNTLPDKTLAALKDHGKVRAGVAEGLDGARAHYHRLAEQGIDMEQAGLRLQDQGVDLFADAFDKLLGLMT
- a CDS encoding DUF3299 domain-containing protein; the protein is MVMTVFALLALPAVAADYKVGDRLAPAAGDKATTYRDVNWDDLLPKSWDPMKVITGLNLDKLKDSDPKAMEAMEKLKRMWNEAPSNPAMNGQAIRIAGFMVPLEWGKREVKEFLLVPYFGACIHVPPPPANQIIHVVADKPYKAKEDMDAVWVSGILELATSKTDMGDSGYRLRARKVEIYKR
- a CDS encoding metal ABC transporter permease, which codes for MNATLEWSILLPAMVAGLMVLASHVPLGLRVLERGIIFIDIAIAQFAGLGVILAHFLEWEAGWQVQAAALGLAGLGALLLHFSEQHWPRRQEAVIGVAFVLVSSLAILLLAHDPHGGEQLREMLVGQILWTGWGDLPTLALVTAGVLAAWFSGLRRSPLGFYLLFALAITASVQVVGVYLVFASLIVPALAAGERLVRAYVMGTAGYVLGLAASALWDLPAGAAIVVALVLVAAPFMFIRKTDRV
- a CDS encoding zinc ABC transporter substrate-binding protein yields the protein MRGLLTLLICWTALVAMPARADLKVLACEPEWAALVKELAGDQASVALATTAYQDPHRIEARPSLIARARNADLLVCTGAELEAGWLPVLQRESGNARIQPGTPGHFEAAAFVALLDRPARVDRSMGDVHAAGNPHLHLDPRNISRLAEALAARLAQLDKENAAHYAARHRGFQQRWQAALARWQERAVPLGGVPLATHHKDWVYLAHWLDMKVVVTLEPKPGVEPSVAWLGEVLNRLRQQPVRLVAHTNYQSPRASRWLSERAGVPVVELPHTVGAAPGTDSLFAWMDALLDRLLAIVK